From the genome of Sporolituus thermophilus DSM 23256, one region includes:
- a CDS encoding TM1266 family iron-only hydrogenase system putative regulator, protein MAKRIGVIGIVIDEPKTIVDRVNTIISDYSHIIIGRMGVPRHEENVGVIALIIEGTTDEVGALTGRLGNLPGVTVKSALTARSTTEKGEKK, encoded by the coding sequence GTGGCTAAACGCATCGGGGTAATCGGTATTGTCATTGATGAACCCAAAACGATCGTTGACAGAGTAAACACCATCATCAGTGACTATAGTCATATTATTATCGGCCGCATGGGCGTCCCACGGCACGAGGAAAACGTCGGCGTAATCGCCCTGATTATCGAAGGTACGACCGACGAAGTAGGCGCGTTAACCGGACGGTTAGGCAATTTACCCGGCGTTACCGTCAAATCGGCCCTTACTGCCAGAAGCACGACAGAAAAGGGGGAGAAAAAATGA
- the hydG gene encoding [FeFe] hydrogenase H-cluster radical SAM maturase HydG: MINEQERTSDAFIDDALILSLREAAKTKAKDEALVRRIIDKALAFRGLTAEEVAVLLEVEDPNLLREMYTAAAKVKLAIYGTRIVLFAPLYISSFCINNCVYCGYRTGNRQQLRRRLTLAEIKEEVEILESLGHKRLAVEAGEDPVNCPMDYVVDCIKAIYSIRDGNGSIRRVNVNVAATTVEEYRKLKNAGIGTYILFQETYHRPTYAAMHPTGPKSDYNWHTTAMDRAMQAGIDDVGIGVLYGLYDYKYETIALFLHAEHLEKTFGVGPHTISVPRLRPAGGMDLAQFPHLVSDEEFKKIVAIIRLAVPYTGIILSTREQPSLRDELITYGVSQISAGSCTGVGGYHQVYREHDSCANGMQFEPGDHRSPNEIIRMLCDKGFIPSYCTACYRQGRTGDRFMQLAKTGEIQNVCLPNAILTFKEYLLDYADPLTKAKGEQLIRASLDQIPQAAVREETERRLRQIEAGTRDVYF, from the coding sequence ATGATTAATGAACAAGAGCGCACTTCAGACGCCTTTATTGACGACGCCCTTATCTTGTCGCTGCGGGAAGCGGCCAAAACCAAAGCCAAGGATGAAGCACTGGTACGCCGCATCATTGACAAGGCGCTGGCTTTTCGGGGGCTGACGGCGGAGGAGGTAGCCGTTCTGCTGGAAGTCGAAGACCCGAACCTGCTCCGGGAAATGTACACTGCGGCCGCTAAAGTAAAGCTGGCAATTTACGGCACCCGTATCGTCCTGTTCGCCCCGCTGTACATCTCCAGCTTCTGCATTAACAACTGCGTCTACTGCGGCTACCGCACCGGCAACCGCCAGCAGCTCCGGCGCCGGCTGACGCTCGCGGAAATCAAGGAAGAAGTCGAGATTTTGGAATCGCTCGGCCACAAGCGGCTGGCCGTGGAAGCCGGTGAAGATCCGGTCAACTGCCCCATGGATTATGTAGTAGACTGCATCAAAGCCATCTATAGCATTCGCGACGGCAACGGCAGTATTCGCCGCGTTAACGTGAACGTGGCGGCGACCACGGTCGAAGAGTATCGCAAACTAAAGAACGCAGGCATTGGCACTTATATCCTCTTTCAAGAAACCTACCACCGACCGACATATGCCGCCATGCACCCAACCGGACCGAAAAGCGATTACAACTGGCATACGACCGCCATGGACCGGGCCATGCAGGCCGGGATTGATGATGTAGGCATCGGCGTGTTGTACGGTCTGTATGATTATAAATACGAGACAATCGCCCTTTTCCTCCATGCCGAGCACTTGGAAAAAACTTTCGGGGTCGGGCCACATACCATATCGGTTCCTCGTCTCCGTCCGGCGGGCGGTATGGATCTTGCCCAATTCCCTCACCTCGTCAGCGACGAAGAGTTTAAGAAAATTGTCGCCATTATCCGCCTGGCCGTACCGTACACCGGCATAATTTTATCCACCCGCGAGCAGCCGTCTCTGCGCGATGAGCTTATTACCTATGGCGTCTCGCAAATCAGCGCCGGCTCGTGTACCGGTGTCGGCGGCTACCATCAGGTTTACCGCGAGCATGACAGCTGCGCTAACGGCATGCAGTTCGAGCCTGGCGATCACCGGTCCCCCAACGAAATAATCCGCATGCTCTGCGATAAAGGGTTTATTCCCAGCTATTGCACCGCCTGCTATCGCCAGGGACGCACCGGCGACCGGTTTATGCAGCTGGCTAAAACCGGTGAAATCCAAAACGTTTGTCTGCCGAACGCTATTTTAACCTTTAAAGAATATCTGCTGGACTATGCCGATCCCCTGACCAAGGCCAAAGGCGAACAGCTAATTCGCGCCAGTCTTGACCAAATTCCGCAAGCGGCGGTGCGGGAGGAAACAGAGCGGCGGCTCCGGCAGATTGAAGCAGGAACGCGCGACGTGTACTTCTAA
- the moaC gene encoding cyclic pyranopterin monophosphate synthase MoaC, whose product MELSHFNEAGKARMVDVTAKDDTVREAVAEGRVTMRPQTLELIKKGAMGKGDVLAVAQVGGIMGAKRTWELIPMCHPLLLTGVNIEFTLREEISAIDIRATVKTTGKTGVEMEALTAVSVAALTIYDMCKAVDKDMTVEYIRLTAKSGGKSGNYQREESV is encoded by the coding sequence GTGGAACTATCCCATTTTAATGAAGCCGGCAAAGCCCGAATGGTAGACGTTACCGCCAAAGACGATACGGTGCGGGAAGCTGTTGCCGAGGGCAGGGTAACAATGCGGCCCCAGACATTGGAACTGATTAAAAAAGGGGCGATGGGCAAGGGCGATGTTCTCGCCGTAGCCCAGGTGGGAGGCATTATGGGCGCCAAACGCACCTGGGAACTTATCCCCATGTGCCATCCGCTGCTGCTTACCGGTGTCAATATTGAATTTACCCTGCGGGAAGAAATTAGCGCCATCGATATTCGCGCCACGGTCAAGACGACCGGCAAAACAGGGGTCGAGATGGAAGCTCTTACCGCCGTATCCGTAGCCGCTCTTACTATTTACGACATGTGTAAGGCCGTAGATAAGGATATGACGGTGGAATATATCCGCCTGACAGCCAAATCGGGAGGCAAGAGCGGCAATTATCAGCGAGAGGAGTCGGTATGA
- a CDS encoding ABC transporter permease, with translation MKNFWDGLIQAIALLVSGDAEVYQVTLLTLFVSGTATLISVAIGLPVGLWLAFRDFPGKNICLSIINFGMGLPPVVVGLVVSLLFWRYGPLGMFGLMYTPWAMIIAQALIASPIVAGLSFAAIAGLNPKLRWQLLSLGATSWQANWLLIREARLGLLAAVMAGFGGVVSEVGASMMVGGNIKGQTRVLTTATVMEVSKGNYDIALAFSFILLMLAYAVIILLTILQQKGRKAW, from the coding sequence ATGAAAAATTTCTGGGATGGCTTGATACAGGCAATTGCCCTGCTGGTTAGCGGCGACGCCGAAGTATACCAGGTAACGCTGCTCACACTGTTTGTTTCCGGAACGGCAACACTCATCAGTGTGGCAATAGGGCTGCCAGTCGGACTGTGGCTGGCCTTCCGCGACTTTCCCGGCAAAAATATTTGCTTGAGCATTATCAATTTTGGCATGGGTCTGCCGCCGGTAGTGGTTGGCCTTGTTGTCAGCCTGCTGTTCTGGCGCTATGGGCCTTTGGGCATGTTTGGTCTGATGTACACGCCCTGGGCAATGATTATCGCCCAGGCGCTAATTGCCAGTCCGATTGTCGCCGGACTGAGTTTTGCCGCCATTGCAGGCTTGAACCCCAAACTGCGCTGGCAATTATTATCGCTGGGGGCGACGTCCTGGCAAGCCAACTGGCTGCTTATCCGCGAAGCGCGGCTGGGACTGCTGGCCGCCGTAATGGCCGGTTTCGGCGGCGTTGTTTCCGAGGTAGGGGCGTCTATGATGGTCGGCGGCAATATTAAAGGCCAGACCAGGGTGCTTACAACGGCAACGGTGATGGAGGTCAGCAAAGGGAATTACGATATAGCCTTGGCGTTTAGCTTTATCTTGCTGATGCTTGCCTATGCCGTCATTATTCTGCTGACTATTTTGCAGCAAAAAGGAAGGAAGGCATGGTAA
- a CDS encoding MoaD/ThiS family protein, which yields MVIEVRLYATLRRYSPASATGIVMVDVPDGITVDELLAEMEIDRNEVKMIMVNGIHSDGNRMLADGDRVGLFPPVGGG from the coding sequence ATGGTTATCGAAGTAAGGTTATATGCCACGCTGCGCCGGTATAGCCCTGCCAGCGCTACCGGCATTGTTATGGTCGATGTTCCCGATGGCATTACCGTCGATGAACTGTTAGCGGAAATGGAGATTGACCGGAATGAAGTAAAAATGATTATGGTTAACGGCATACATTCCGATGGCAATCGGATGTTGGCCGACGGCGATCGGGTCGGTCTTTTTCCGCCGGTCGGGGGTGGTTAA
- a CDS encoding molybdopterin biosynthesis protein, with the protein MHNGKVYLDCMPRQEAEALWRKALSSAGYFARLPAEEIAVEQALGRVTDCAVYAVQSVPHYNGAAMDGIAVRAEDTFGATERQPKKLRVLPAGGPILPGTCCVVDTGDVLPPGANAVIMVEDVHFAEGYAEIAAAAAPWQHVRIIGEDIVQGEMIVPERHVIGPADIAALLAAGLERIKVTAKPRVAIIPTGTEIVASRQELAPGRILDINSPMLAAAVQVWGAQPVRRKIVNDDRAALAQAVSTSLDDCDMVITIAGTSAGTEDYTFSVMSELGQVLVHGVAIKPGKPVVLAVCRGKPVVGLPGYPVSAMLTAELFVRPVLLARQGLPMTQPKQVEAKLARQLFSTIGVEEYVRLSLGNVQGRIVAAPLARGAGLISSLTRARGLMAIPAESDGLAAGTAVTVNLCSPKSELERQVLAVGSHDLALDLLGMHLRRHGGHVLSCANVGSMGGIMAIRNNEAHLAGIHLLDEETGEYNLPFVRRLLAGRKCMVVHLARREQGLLVAPGNPKGIRSLADLMNPGIMYINRQRGSGTRMLLDYELRRLGIDAGQIQGYEKEVATHMAVAASIAGGAADAGLGIRAAAQALGLDFIPIASEQYDLILNFADDDERREKIIAVLRSDGYRREVEALGGYDASRAGTVLWVD; encoded by the coding sequence ATGCATAACGGGAAAGTATATCTGGACTGTATGCCGCGCCAGGAGGCCGAGGCGCTATGGCGAAAAGCCTTGTCGTCCGCGGGCTACTTCGCCAGGCTGCCGGCGGAAGAAATCGCCGTAGAACAAGCGCTGGGGCGGGTGACGGACTGCGCCGTTTATGCGGTGCAGTCGGTCCCGCATTACAATGGGGCGGCGATGGACGGCATTGCGGTCCGGGCCGAAGATACGTTTGGGGCAACCGAGCGGCAGCCGAAAAAACTGCGCGTGCTGCCGGCCGGCGGCCCTATTCTCCCCGGGACTTGCTGCGTCGTGGATACGGGTGATGTCTTGCCACCGGGGGCCAATGCCGTCATAATGGTCGAGGATGTCCACTTTGCGGAAGGTTATGCGGAAATTGCCGCTGCTGCCGCGCCATGGCAGCACGTTCGGATTATCGGCGAAGACATTGTCCAGGGCGAAATGATTGTACCGGAGCGGCATGTAATCGGGCCAGCCGATATTGCCGCGTTACTGGCAGCCGGACTGGAACGAATCAAAGTTACGGCCAAGCCGCGGGTGGCCATTATTCCTACCGGCACCGAAATTGTGGCCAGCCGGCAGGAGCTGGCGCCGGGGCGGATTTTGGACATTAATTCGCCGATGTTGGCGGCGGCGGTACAAGTATGGGGCGCTCAGCCCGTGCGGCGCAAAATCGTAAATGACGACCGCGCGGCGCTGGCTCAGGCCGTTTCCACCAGCCTCGATGACTGCGACATGGTGATTACGATCGCCGGTACCTCGGCTGGCACGGAAGATTACACTTTCTCCGTGATGTCCGAGTTAGGACAGGTGCTGGTTCACGGCGTAGCCATTAAGCCCGGCAAACCGGTCGTATTGGCGGTGTGCCGAGGTAAACCGGTTGTTGGCTTACCCGGCTACCCTGTTTCGGCAATGCTGACGGCCGAATTATTCGTCCGCCCCGTTTTACTGGCCCGCCAAGGCCTGCCGATGACGCAGCCTAAGCAGGTGGAAGCTAAACTAGCACGCCAGCTTTTCTCGACCATCGGGGTAGAGGAATATGTCCGTCTTTCGTTGGGCAATGTCCAGGGTCGGATCGTAGCCGCGCCGCTGGCCCGCGGGGCGGGACTTATTTCCTCGCTGACCAGGGCGCGCGGGTTAATGGCCATCCCGGCCGAAAGCGACGGTCTGGCTGCCGGTACTGCCGTTACCGTTAACTTGTGCAGTCCGAAGTCAGAACTGGAACGGCAGGTTTTGGCCGTGGGCAGTCATGACTTAGCCCTTGATTTACTTGGGATGCACCTGCGCCGCCATGGCGGACACGTTCTTTCTTGCGCCAATGTGGGCAGTATGGGCGGCATCATGGCCATCCGCAACAACGAAGCCCATTTGGCCGGTATTCATTTATTGGATGAAGAAACAGGCGAATACAACTTGCCCTTTGTACGGCGGTTACTGGCGGGGCGCAAGTGTATGGTCGTTCATCTCGCCAGGCGCGAGCAGGGCCTGCTCGTCGCCCCTGGCAATCCGAAGGGAATTCGTTCGCTGGCCGATTTAATGAACCCCGGGATTATGTATATTAACCGGCAGCGCGGTTCAGGGACGCGGATGCTGCTTGACTATGAACTGCGCCGCCTGGGGATTGACGCCGGACAAATTCAAGGCTATGAAAAAGAAGTAGCTACGCACATGGCCGTAGCTGCCAGTATCGCCGGCGGTGCCGCCGATGCCGGATTAGGGATCAGGGCGGCGGCGCAGGCGTTAGGGCTGGATTTTATTCCGATTGCCAGTGAACAATATGACTTAATATTAAATTTCGCGGACGATGACGAGCGGCGGGAAAAAATAATTGCCGTGCTGCGCTCGGACGGTTACCGGCGGGAAGTGGAGGCGTTGGGCGGTTATGATGCTTCCCGCGCCGGGACGGTTTTATGGGTTGATTAA
- a CDS encoding MOSC domain-containing protein, with protein sequence MRGKIVAVCISKNKGERKTNIGTGRLLTGLGLEGDAHAGFQHRQVSLLALESIEKMRQKGLDVKPGDFAENLTTAGIELTTLPVGTRLKIGDALLEVSQIGKECHTRCSIYYQAGDCVMPKEGIFAIVVQPGVVSVGDTIEVVNNV encoded by the coding sequence GTGCGCGGGAAAATTGTAGCCGTTTGCATAAGTAAAAACAAAGGTGAGCGCAAGACAAATATCGGGACAGGTCGATTGTTGACCGGCCTTGGCCTGGAGGGGGATGCCCATGCCGGCTTTCAGCATCGCCAGGTTAGTTTGTTGGCGCTTGAGAGCATCGAAAAGATGCGGCAAAAAGGGCTGGACGTTAAGCCGGGCGATTTTGCCGAAAACCTAACCACCGCGGGGATTGAACTCACGACCCTGCCGGTAGGCACCAGGCTGAAGATCGGTGATGCCCTGCTGGAAGTCAGCCAAATCGGCAAAGAATGCCATACTCGCTGCAGCATTTATTACCAAGCCGGCGACTGCGTCATGCCGAAAGAGGGAATTTTCGCGATCGTTGTACAACCTGGCGTAGTCTCGGTCGGCGATACCATTGAGGTGGTTAACAATGTTTAG
- a CDS encoding ABC transporter ATP-binding protein, with translation MQPVLRMTGVKVRRQGRTVLDIDHFAVAPGELVAIIGPNGAGKSSLLQVLNLLLPYCGKLELFGQNAATAQPLTVRRRCAMVFQETLLLDGTVFENVALGLKFRRLPREVVNDKVAAALDVFHCRHLADRQAARLSGGEAQRVCLARALVTDPELLLLDEPFAALDPSTRTALLTELRQLAQARSMTVLLVSHNFADVLYFADRAVAMAHGRIIQDDYPEALLRHPANEIVARLVGMDNIFACTVEPGSEQTVVRLTESIWFTLPGRHEAVRCCLPADAIYLWDERLSFARPPWVVVDGIVRQVVPGIGAERIMVQAEGIVFTLLAPRRQDTNRLQAGVPVRLAFHPADVHLL, from the coding sequence ATGCAGCCTGTTCTGCGGATGACAGGGGTGAAGGTCAGGCGCCAGGGACGGACAGTGCTGGATATTGACCATTTCGCCGTAGCGCCGGGCGAATTAGTAGCCATTATCGGCCCCAACGGCGCCGGTAAGAGCAGTTTGCTGCAGGTACTCAATCTGCTTTTGCCGTATTGCGGCAAGTTGGAACTTTTTGGCCAAAATGCGGCCACGGCGCAGCCCCTTACGGTGCGGCGGCGCTGCGCCATGGTTTTTCAGGAGACGCTGCTGCTGGACGGAACGGTATTTGAGAATGTCGCGCTCGGTCTAAAATTCCGCCGCCTGCCCAGAGAGGTCGTCAACGACAAGGTTGCCGCGGCCCTCGATGTTTTTCACTGCCGTCACTTGGCCGACCGACAGGCTGCACGTCTCTCGGGAGGTGAAGCGCAGCGGGTCTGTTTGGCGCGGGCTCTTGTCACCGACCCGGAATTACTCCTGCTCGATGAACCGTTTGCGGCCCTCGATCCATCCACCAGGACCGCTCTCCTTACCGAACTGCGGCAGCTTGCCCAAGCACGGTCCATGACGGTACTCTTGGTAAGCCATAATTTTGCCGACGTCCTGTACTTTGCTGACCGGGCCGTAGCCATGGCCCATGGCCGCATTATTCAGGACGACTATCCGGAAGCGCTGCTCAGACATCCGGCCAACGAAATAGTAGCCAGATTGGTAGGGATGGATAATATTTTTGCCTGCACCGTTGAACCCGGGAGCGAGCAAACGGTAGTGCGGCTGACCGAGTCCATCTGGTTTACGCTGCCCGGCCGGCACGAGGCGGTCCGGTGCTGCTTGCCGGCAGACGCCATCTATCTCTGGGACGAACGCTTGTCGTTTGCGCGGCCGCCCTGGGTGGTGGTGGACGGCATTGTTCGCCAAGTCGTCCCTGGCATCGGCGCCGAACGGATAATGGTGCAGGCGGAAGGCATTGTATTTACCCTGCTGGCGCCGCGCCGGCAGGATACGAACCGGCTGCAAGCGGGCGTGCCGGTACGGCTGGCGTTTCATCCGGCCGATGTTCACCTGCTATAA
- a CDS encoding MogA/MoaB family molybdenum cofactor biosynthesis protein, with protein sequence MFSIGIITASDKGSRGERADMSGKTIAEMLAGLGTVKHYVVVPDEQAVISREIIYMADELKIDLILTTGGTGLGPRDVTPEATLAVIDRQVPGIAEAMRAKSLEKTSRAMLSRAVAGIRGRTLIINLPGSPKGVRECLEVVLPALEHGLAIMKGEAGECGSVPAQ encoded by the coding sequence ATGTTTAGCATCGGAATTATCACGGCCAGTGACAAAGGTTCGCGGGGCGAGCGGGCGGACATGAGCGGCAAAACTATTGCCGAGATGCTGGCCGGTCTGGGAACGGTTAAGCATTATGTAGTTGTTCCCGATGAGCAGGCGGTCATTAGCCGGGAGATTATCTACATGGCCGATGAACTCAAGATCGATCTGATTCTCACCACCGGCGGCACGGGACTTGGGCCGCGCGATGTTACGCCAGAAGCCACCCTGGCCGTGATTGACCGGCAAGTACCCGGCATCGCCGAAGCGATGCGGGCCAAATCGCTGGAAAAAACTTCGCGGGCGATGCTGTCCCGCGCGGTTGCGGGCATACGCGGCCGCACCCTGATTATCAACCTGCCCGGCAGCCCTAAGGGCGTGCGGGAATGCCTTGAAGTTGTACTGCCGGCTCTGGAACATGGGCTGGCCATTATGAAAGGCGAAGCCGGTGAATGTGGCAGCGTCCCGGCCCAATAG
- a CDS encoding SGNH/GDSL hydrolase family protein — protein MRHWKKSKIILILILMIIPLAIVAADGWLRGALAHFKPALNIAAISNEYVLIWDKLPYPVYYEVEVLNHPPADDRQPAGPTERIARYRTWENKFVIDQKFPFRTYWRVTARSLLRLPVGRYSEAINLAEVADVTAVSFHAVKPVATSHYPHHDPAPARPFLTWTTVPGAVYYEIELLSAPPENPGDILPSRHRFFASQEVFTNGYQADLTTYGGDHLYWRVRALDYNGHPLGVFSDAAEIFIDRSLPQLLKPLINADLNRDGMPTPLYPVYSWIPISGATHYEVEVTDQPPENPNGIAPSRHRIWSKRVASIDCYDEEPRIRPGTYYWRVRGLDAAGNPVGVFSDAAPYVVDLSKGNYAATFGDSITHGGGAISYSPADWEYSFQTYLNFPVVNLGRSGDTAATMAARFESDVLPFHPKYLIILGGTNSLRGGTPASEVIKDLTAIRDKCVKYGIRPIFLTLPPINPAAIDRAFKEETAPNWRQEFDAVNRFIRQQRYYIDLDPFFCDAARELPDHYAIDGLHPDIEGKKLMAQIINANWARVTR, from the coding sequence ATGCGTCACTGGAAAAAGTCGAAAATTATCTTAATCCTTATCCTGATGATAATTCCCTTGGCAATAGTAGCGGCAGACGGCTGGCTGCGCGGTGCACTGGCCCATTTCAAGCCTGCCCTGAACATCGCTGCCATTAGTAACGAATATGTCCTTATCTGGGACAAACTTCCTTATCCTGTTTATTATGAAGTCGAGGTGCTTAACCATCCGCCGGCCGATGACCGGCAACCCGCCGGGCCGACCGAGCGGATTGCCCGCTACCGAACTTGGGAAAACAAGTTCGTCATTGACCAAAAATTTCCCTTCCGCACCTACTGGCGGGTAACGGCCCGCAGCCTGCTCCGCCTGCCGGTAGGCCGCTATTCAGAAGCAATCAACCTGGCGGAAGTAGCCGACGTTACTGCTGTAAGCTTTCATGCGGTAAAGCCGGTCGCCACTTCCCACTATCCTCATCACGATCCGGCGCCCGCCCGCCCCTTCCTGACCTGGACAACCGTCCCTGGTGCTGTCTACTACGAAATCGAGCTGTTGAGCGCACCGCCCGAAAACCCGGGCGATATATTGCCATCCCGCCACCGGTTCTTTGCTTCGCAGGAGGTCTTTACCAACGGTTACCAAGCTGATCTCACCACTTATGGCGGCGATCACCTTTACTGGCGGGTGCGGGCCTTGGACTACAATGGTCATCCCCTGGGCGTTTTTTCCGACGCAGCGGAAATTTTCATTGACCGTTCCCTTCCCCAGTTGCTCAAACCGCTTATCAATGCCGATCTCAACCGTGACGGTATGCCGACGCCGCTTTATCCCGTCTACTCGTGGATCCCGATTTCAGGCGCCACGCATTACGAGGTGGAAGTGACCGACCAGCCCCCGGAAAACCCTAATGGCATCGCGCCTTCCCGCCACCGCATCTGGAGTAAACGGGTAGCCAGTATCGACTGTTATGATGAGGAGCCCCGCATCCGCCCGGGCACTTATTACTGGCGGGTGCGTGGGCTGGACGCTGCCGGCAACCCGGTCGGCGTATTTTCCGATGCCGCTCCGTATGTCGTAGACCTCTCCAAAGGTAATTACGCCGCCACTTTCGGTGACAGCATCACCCATGGCGGCGGCGCCATCTCCTATTCACCAGCCGATTGGGAATATAGTTTTCAGACCTACCTTAACTTTCCTGTCGTCAACCTGGGACGCAGCGGCGATACGGCGGCGACCATGGCCGCCCGGTTCGAGAGCGACGTCCTGCCCTTTCACCCCAAATACCTAATAATTCTCGGCGGAACCAACAGTCTGCGCGGTGGTACGCCGGCGTCCGAGGTAATAAAAGACTTAACGGCGATCCGTGATAAATGCGTAAAATATGGCATTCGCCCCATCTTCCTCACCCTGCCGCCCATCAATCCCGCCGCCATCGACCGCGCTTTTAAAGAAGAGACGGCGCCTAACTGGCGCCAGGAATTTGACGCTGTCAACCGCTTTATCCGCCAGCAGCGCTATTATATCGACCTTGATCCCTTTTTCTGCGATGCGGCCCGTGAACTACCCGATCATTACGCCATTGACGGCCTGCACCCCGACATTGAAGGCAAAAAATTAATGGCCCAAATTATTAATGCCAATTGGGCCAGAGTAACACGCTAA
- a CDS encoding HesA/MoeB/ThiF family protein, translating to MAIGCWPTAIGSVFFRRSGVVKLKDGAVPERYQRNIGTIGVAGQARLLASTVAIVGAGGLGGLVIELLARAGVGRLKIIDGDNFALHNLNRQILATMANIGQNKAVVAAARVAAINPDVEAIAVPCMLDEKNAQSFLAGVQVVVDALDNIKTRLVLAAAAARLGVPLVHGAIAGCTGQVMTVFPGDPGLAHVYRGMTGAERGVEALLGNPAPTPALAAALQTQEVIKILTGLGQPIRNKLLYFDTEQNIFEFFHFT from the coding sequence ATGGCAATCGGATGTTGGCCGACGGCGATCGGGTCGGTCTTTTTCCGCCGGTCGGGGGTGGTTAAGCTGAAAGATGGTGCGGTGCCTGAGCGTTACCAGCGCAATATCGGAACCATCGGCGTTGCTGGCCAGGCCCGGCTGCTGGCAAGCACCGTGGCCATTGTCGGCGCCGGTGGTCTGGGCGGACTGGTGATCGAACTGCTGGCCCGGGCCGGAGTTGGGCGGCTGAAAATTATCGATGGCGACAATTTTGCCCTCCATAACCTTAACCGGCAAATTCTCGCAACGATGGCTAATATTGGTCAAAATAAGGCGGTGGTTGCCGCCGCACGGGTAGCAGCCATTAACCCGGATGTTGAAGCGATCGCCGTGCCTTGTATGTTGGACGAAAAGAATGCGCAAAGTTTCCTCGCCGGTGTGCAGGTGGTCGTCGATGCCCTGGACAATATCAAGACCCGGCTGGTGTTAGCGGCGGCAGCGGCCAGGCTGGGCGTGCCATTGGTCCATGGCGCCATTGCCGGCTGTACCGGCCAAGTCATGACCGTTTTTCCCGGCGACCCCGGGCTGGCGCATGTCTATCGGGGAATGACCGGGGCGGAGCGCGGCGTAGAGGCGCTGCTTGGCAATCCCGCGCCGACGCCGGCGCTGGCGGCGGCTCTGCAGACGCAGGAAGTCATAAAAATCCTGACCGGCCTTGGCCAGCCCATCAGGAATAAACTGCTTTACTTCGATACCGAGCAAAATATCTTTGAATTTTTTCATTTCACATAG